Proteins encoded together in one Lachnospiraceae bacterium JLR.KK008 window:
- a CDS encoding histidine phosphatase family protein: protein MKIYLIRHGETDWNKAGKLQGSADIPLNEYGVELAQITSEQMKDIPLEIIYSSPLNRAHTTAQIMRRGREIPIIVDERLREMDFGMYEGMIVRDAGKSEDHPLHDFISHPEKYRPLEGEEFSGVISRAHSFIDEVLCPLQDNYEHVMLAVHGAFIRCFLRCVEERPLSEFWSGIPQKNCAVTTIELKDDRLRILEEGKLYYEI from the coding sequence ATGAAAATATATCTGATCAGACATGGAGAGACAGACTGGAATAAAGCCGGGAAACTGCAGGGGAGCGCGGACATTCCGCTGAATGAGTATGGGGTGGAACTGGCGCAGATCACATCGGAACAGATGAAAGACATTCCGTTGGAGATCATCTATTCCAGCCCCCTGAACCGGGCGCATACGACGGCGCAGATTATGAGACGAGGCAGAGAGATCCCGATCATTGTCGATGAGCGTCTGCGGGAGATGGATTTCGGCATGTATGAGGGAATGATCGTCAGAGATGCAGGCAAAAGTGAAGATCATCCACTGCATGACTTTATCAGCCATCCGGAGAAGTACCGGCCCCTGGAGGGGGAGGAATTTTCCGGGGTCATCTCCCGGGCGCACAGTTTTATCGACGAAGTGCTCTGCCCGCTGCAGGATAACTATGAGCACGTTATGCTGGCGGTGCATGGAGCGTTTATCCGCTGTTTCCTGCGCTGTGTGGAAGAGCGTCCCCTGTCTGAGTTCTGGAGCGGCATTCCCCAGAAAAACTGTGCGGTGACGACGATCGAGTTGAAAGATGACCGGCTGCGGATACTGGAAGAGGGAAAATTGTATTATGAAATATGA
- a CDS encoding DUF362 domain-containing protein: MKSKVYFTSTIEPGMLVELYKQVGRELSGKVAVKLHSGEEGNQNFLKPEMFRPIVDYVNGTVVECNTAYEGSRNTTERHMQTMEKHGWSKYFTVDLLDSQGPDLELSIPRGRQIRKNFVGKNIVNYDSMLVLSHFKGHPMGGYGGALKQLSIGVASSYGKGYIHGVGDPKDFWTSDHDAFLESMADAALSVVEYFKGNIVYINVMKNMSVDCDCCAVAEDPCMADIGILASLDPIAIDQACLDLVYGSDDPGRDHLVERIESQNGVHTIEAAAALGYGSREYELITVE, encoded by the coding sequence ATGAAATCCAAAGTATATTTTACCAGTACAATAGAGCCGGGAATGTTAGTGGAATTATACAAACAGGTTGGCCGGGAATTGTCCGGAAAGGTGGCGGTCAAACTGCATTCCGGGGAGGAAGGGAATCAGAATTTCCTCAAACCGGAGATGTTCCGACCGATTGTCGATTATGTAAACGGCACGGTCGTAGAGTGTAATACCGCCTACGAGGGGTCCAGGAACACGACCGAGAGGCATATGCAGACAATGGAAAAGCATGGGTGGAGCAAATACTTCACGGTGGATCTGCTCGATTCGCAGGGACCTGATCTGGAACTCTCCATTCCCCGGGGCCGACAGATCCGCAAAAATTTTGTGGGAAAAAATATTGTCAATTATGACTCTATGCTCGTGCTCTCCCATTTTAAAGGACATCCGATGGGCGGATACGGCGGTGCGCTGAAGCAGCTCTCCATCGGTGTGGCGTCTTCCTATGGCAAGGGATATATCCATGGTGTGGGCGATCCGAAAGATTTCTGGACGTCGGATCATGACGCTTTTCTGGAATCGATGGCCGATGCGGCATTATCGGTTGTGGAGTATTTCAAAGGAAATATCGTCTACATCAATGTGATGAAAAATATGTCGGTAGACTGTGACTGCTGTGCGGTGGCGGAAGATCCCTGTATGGCTGATATTGGTATTTTGGCATCTCTGGATCCGATCGCTATCGATCAGGCGTGTCTCGATCTTGTATATGGCTCTGACGATCCGGGACGGGATCATCTGGTGGAACGGATCGAGTCCCAAAACGGTGTTCATACGATTGAGGCGGCAGCGGCGCTTGGCTATGGCAGCCGTGAATATGAATTGATTACAGTGGAATAA
- a CDS encoding LytTR family DNA-binding domain-containing protein, producing MIKVGICDDRMEEVRELRAMLQKVTERMGLNLEICEFDDGEELLQDIRTYGHLDILFLDIEMEGKNGIETAKIIRETDFHTILIFVSAYDQYCRQMIEVQPFAFLRKPVMEEDLETLMQKILRALSAQNERFLFSCQRHRYSVPLHQIMYFESIGRQICIHCKDEKYCFYGKLNAVEKEMAQSQIKFARVQVSYLVNLGYVKEWEFDRIVMDDGTEIFISKKYRKEMKLHYMEILESK from the coding sequence ATGATAAAAGTCGGTATCTGCGATGACAGGATGGAAGAAGTCCGGGAACTGAGGGCTATGTTGCAGAAGGTTACCGAGAGAATGGGATTAAACCTGGAGATCTGTGAATTTGACGATGGGGAGGAATTGCTACAGGATATACGTACTTACGGACACCTGGATATTTTATTTCTTGATATTGAAATGGAGGGAAAGAACGGAATAGAAACTGCAAAGATCATCAGAGAGACAGATTTCCATACGATTTTGATCTTTGTTTCTGCTTATGACCAGTATTGCAGACAGATGATAGAGGTACAGCCTTTTGCTTTCCTGAGAAAGCCTGTGATGGAAGAAGATCTGGAAACGCTGATGCAAAAGATACTGCGTGCCCTGTCCGCACAGAATGAAAGATTTTTATTCTCTTGTCAGAGACATAGATACAGTGTTCCGCTGCATCAGATCATGTATTTTGAAAGCATCGGCAGACAGATCTGTATCCATTGCAAAGATGAAAAGTATTGCTTTTATGGAAAATTAAATGCAGTGGAGAAGGAGATGGCACAGTCACAGATCAAATTTGCCAGAGTTCAGGTTTCTTATCTGGTAAATCTGGGCTATGTCAAGGAATGGGAATTTGACAGGATTGTCATGGATGACGGTACGGAGATTTTCATCAGCAAGAAATACAGAAAAGAGATGAAGCTGCATTATATGGAGATATTGGAGAGTAAGTAG
- the spoIIAB gene encoding anti-sigma F factor — MRMNNEVKLEFDAISENEAFARVAVASLITALNPTMEEIADVKTAVSEAVTNAIIHGYEGGKGKVTLHCILRDDRLHIEVQDKGKGIENVEKAMEPLYTTKPEMDRSGMGFSFMEAFMDELKVESTPGEGTLVIMEKQIPGKPYEQDGE, encoded by the coding sequence ATACGGATGAATAACGAAGTGAAATTGGAATTTGACGCGATCTCTGAGAACGAAGCCTTTGCCAGAGTGGCGGTGGCCTCATTGATCACTGCGCTCAACCCCACGATGGAGGAGATCGCAGATGTAAAGACGGCGGTCTCCGAGGCGGTGACGAATGCGATCATTCACGGGTACGAGGGCGGCAAAGGCAAGGTGACGCTGCACTGCATTCTGCGGGATGATCGATTACATATTGAAGTGCAGGATAAGGGGAAGGGAATTGAGAATGTAGAGAAAGCAATGGAGCCTCTTTACACGACAAAGCCGGAGATGGATCGCTCCGGTATGGGATTTTCCTTCATGGAAGCCTTTATGGATGAGTTGAAAGTGGAATCCACACCGGGAGAGGGAACGCTTGTCATCATGGAGAAACAGATTCCGGGAAAACCTTATGAGCAGGACGGGGAATAG
- a CDS encoding SigF/SigG family RNA polymerase sporulation sigma factor produces the protein MEETTVLLTQAQAGDREAREVLVEKNLGLVHHIVKRFLGRGYDAEDLFQIGSIGLMKAIDKFDLSYDVKFSTYAVPMIAGEIKRFLRDDGMVKVSRTLKENGFKIRQASEQVSKQLGREATLLEISEITGISTEDIVMAMEANVEVESIYKSVYQSDGNEIYMVDRLPSGKDENERVLNHMLLEQLFSELTEDEKRLIGLRYFEDKTQVEVARQLGISQVQVSRLEKRILLRMRGLAK, from the coding sequence ATGGAAGAGACTACAGTACTGCTGACACAGGCACAGGCCGGAGACAGAGAAGCGAGAGAAGTACTGGTAGAGAAAAATCTGGGATTGGTACACCATATCGTCAAGCGGTTTCTCGGCAGAGGTTACGACGCGGAGGACCTGTTTCAGATCGGCAGCATTGGACTGATGAAAGCGATCGACAAGTTCGACCTCTCTTATGATGTAAAGTTTTCCACTTACGCGGTGCCGATGATTGCCGGAGAAATCAAGCGCTTTCTCCGGGACGATGGTATGGTAAAGGTGTCCCGCACGCTGAAGGAAAACGGGTTTAAGATCAGACAGGCATCGGAACAGGTATCGAAACAGCTTGGGAGAGAAGCCACATTGCTGGAGATCAGTGAGATCACAGGTATTTCCACGGAGGATATTGTGATGGCGATGGAGGCAAACGTGGAAGTGGAGTCGATCTATAAGTCGGTCTATCAGAGCGACGGCAACGAGATCTATATGGTGGACAGGCTGCCGTCGGGCAAAGATGAGAACGAACGGGTGCTGAATCATATGTTATTGGAGCAGTTGTTCTCCGAGCTGACGGAGGATGAAAAGAGACTGATCGGGCTGCGTTACTTTGAAGACAAGACGCAGGTGGAGGTAGCCAGACAGCTCGGTATCAGTCAGGTGCAGGTCAGTCGCCTGGAAAAGAGGATTCTGCTGCGAATGCGCGGACTTGCCAAATGA
- a CDS encoding folylpolyglutamate synthase/dihydrofolate synthase family protein — protein MVYEEAESYLLTVPRFAKKNTLEDTKAFLHCLGDPGREKTVIHIAGTNGKGSVCAYLSSVLRRAGYRTGMFTSPHLTTMRERVRISGEPVSEKDFIKYFELVKNKLEQGIPGKDDYRPTFFEMLFFMAMLCFEEENVQVILLETGLGGRLDATNCVDRKDVCIITEIGLDHMEYLGGTIAEIAGEKAGILRKGVPVVYADHRQEASEVIRQKAEMLDCPAFSVSKRDVRNLEFRKNFIDFSFDTRYYGYIRCLLATCAPYQVENAVLALRALDVLSDRLPVSSEALTEGMREMRWEGRMEEICAGVYLDGAHNIDGICGLLDAVGRDGCTGERFLLFSAVEDKQYRQMIGLLTAGRLFDQVFVTEIRNVRGLTAEVLSQAFRAAGAEHVTVYPEADRALEELLDRKRPEDRAYIAGSLYLAGEIKEAVKKREQNDRF, from the coding sequence ATGGTCTATGAGGAAGCAGAGTCGTATCTTTTGACAGTTCCGAGATTTGCAAAAAAAAATACTTTGGAGGATACAAAGGCATTTTTACATTGTCTGGGAGATCCCGGCAGAGAAAAAACTGTGATTCATATTGCAGGCACAAACGGTAAAGGTTCCGTTTGTGCCTATTTGTCATCCGTCCTGCGAAGAGCCGGGTACCGGACAGGGATGTTTACCTCACCGCATCTGACGACGATGCGGGAGCGGGTGCGGATCAGCGGCGAGCCTGTCAGCGAAAAAGATTTTATAAAATACTTTGAACTTGTAAAAAATAAATTAGAGCAGGGAATTCCCGGGAAGGACGATTATCGTCCCACCTTCTTTGAGATGTTGTTTTTTATGGCGATGCTCTGTTTTGAGGAAGAAAATGTGCAGGTCATTCTGCTGGAGACAGGGCTCGGGGGACGGCTGGATGCGACAAATTGTGTCGACAGAAAAGATGTCTGTATCATCACAGAGATTGGCCTTGATCATATGGAATATCTCGGAGGTACGATCGCTGAAATTGCAGGGGAAAAAGCCGGTATCCTGCGAAAAGGGGTGCCTGTCGTCTATGCGGATCACAGGCAGGAGGCCTCCGAAGTGATCAGACAGAAGGCGGAAATGCTTGACTGTCCTGCGTTTTCGGTGTCGAAACGGGACGTACGAAATTTGGAGTTTCGTAAAAATTTCATTGATTTTTCTTTTGATACTCGTTATTATGGATATATTAGGTGTCTGCTTGCCACCTGTGCACCTTATCAGGTGGAGAACGCTGTGTTGGCGCTGCGTGCGCTCGACGTTCTTTCGGACCGGCTTCCGGTCAGTTCGGAGGCGCTCACGGAAGGAATGCGCGAAATGCGGTGGGAAGGCAGGATGGAAGAGATCTGCGCAGGTGTGTATCTTGACGGTGCGCATAATATAGATGGTATTTGTGGATTGCTTGATGCTGTCGGCCGGGATGGTTGTACCGGGGAACGTTTTCTGCTGTTTTCCGCCGTAGAGGATAAGCAGTATCGTCAGATGATCGGGCTGTTGACAGCCGGCAGGCTGTTTGATCAGGTTTTTGTGACAGAGATCAGGAATGTAAGGGGTCTTACCGCTGAGGTTTTGTCGCAGGCATTTCGGGCTGCGGGAGCAGAGCACGTCACTGTATATCCGGAGGCGGACCGTGCACTGGAAGAGCTGCTTGACAGAAAGCGGCCGGAAGACAGAGCATATATTGCAGGTTCTCTTTATCTGGCTGGAGAGATAAAGGAAGCTGTTAAAAAGAGGGAACAGAATGATCGATTTTGA
- a CDS encoding SpoVA/SpoVAEb family sporulation membrane protein: MEEEKKKQYQQYVKQMTPTHNLWILMLKAFVTGGIICVIGQAILNYCTGSLGMDKQTAGSWCSLILVLCSVILTGFNIYPQITKWGGAGALVPITGFANSVAAPAIEFKKEGQVFGIGCKIFTIAGPVILYGIFTSWLLGLGYWIGKYAGIL; this comes from the coding sequence ATGGAAGAAGAAAAGAAGAAACAATATCAGCAATATGTGAAGCAAATGACACCGACACACAATCTGTGGATTCTGATGCTGAAAGCCTTTGTGACAGGCGGCATCATCTGTGTGATCGGACAGGCAATCCTCAATTATTGTACGGGAAGCCTGGGCATGGACAAACAGACGGCGGGGAGCTGGTGCTCTCTTATCCTGGTATTGTGCAGTGTCATTCTCACCGGATTTAATATTTACCCGCAGATCACGAAGTGGGGAGGCGCAGGGGCGCTTGTGCCGATCACCGGGTTTGCCAATTCCGTGGCGGCGCCGGCCATTGAATTTAAGAAAGAGGGACAGGTCTTTGGTATCGGCTGTAAAATATTCACGATCGCCGGGCCTGTGATTCTGTACGGCATTTTTACAAGCTGGCTTTTGGGGCTTGGGTATTGGATTGGGAAATACGCCGGGATTTTGTAG
- a CDS encoding stage V sporulation protein AA: MENKVVYIKPKRNAEVQNEEVFLKDIASVTCVDEHLLAKTKAIKLCQFREGGEKRMVISSLKLIEQIQALEKGVTVENVGELDTLVKLVKTPDKKGFLVWVKVLFVALISFFGTAFTIMAFHNDIGIRDVFSGLYQQIMGQSSNGFTTLEVTYSIGLALGITLFFNHIGGRRITADPTPIEVEMRVYEKDVDDTLIETADREGKTIDAS, translated from the coding sequence ATGGAAAATAAAGTAGTATATATCAAACCAAAACGGAATGCAGAAGTGCAGAATGAGGAAGTGTTTCTGAAAGACATTGCCTCCGTCACATGCGTGGACGAGCATTTGCTGGCAAAGACAAAGGCGATAAAGCTCTGCCAGTTCCGCGAGGGCGGAGAAAAGAGGATGGTAATCAGCAGTCTGAAGCTGATCGAGCAGATCCAGGCGCTGGAGAAGGGTGTCACCGTAGAAAATGTCGGTGAGCTGGATACCCTCGTCAAGCTCGTGAAAACGCCTGATAAAAAAGGGTTTCTTGTATGGGTCAAAGTGCTCTTTGTGGCACTGATCAGTTTTTTTGGCACAGCTTTTACGATCATGGCTTTTCACAATGACATTGGCATCCGCGATGTTTTCAGCGGTTTGTATCAACAGATTATGGGACAGAGCTCCAATGGCTTTACGACACTGGAGGTCACTTATTCGATTGGGCTTGCGCTGGGCATCACCCTGTTTTTTAATCATATCGGCGGCAGAAGGATTACAGCTGACCCGACCCCGATCGAGGTTGAGATGCGGGTCTACGAGAAGGATGTGGATGATACCCTGATTGAGACGGCAGACCGGGAGGGAAAGACGATCGATGCTTCTTAA
- a CDS encoding metallophosphoesterase, with product MKILHICDLQIGIASGKERTKEEIEDRKCYFRELAVRLRNIVQWDEIDYIFVTGDITYSASREEYERVAVWLGRIADICKVPLRRFYLCPGDHDMDRDEGSFRSYEAFCRKLGTASYRLSGKQNYLSGIASTSDLNVICLNTPSLAQSDLSAGEFTERIKRERRFGNGLPTIMIMHHSCLCPDLYALADMVLTGHRNEAVDGYRFRDDTYICSNGAICRDGRYYHNFHIYEIGDHSEGGMDCVRTVYEYNGIGWRRQSADIKIAITEKRETRRDKPLQYSFSVLWWTRLEL from the coding sequence ATGAAAATATTACATATATGTGATTTACAGATCGGAATAGCGTCCGGGAAGGAAAGAACAAAAGAGGAAATCGAAGACAGAAAGTGTTATTTCCGTGAGCTGGCAGTGAGACTGAGAAATATCGTGCAATGGGATGAGATCGATTATATATTCGTGACAGGAGACATCACCTATTCGGCGTCCCGGGAAGAATATGAGAGGGTGGCGGTCTGGCTTGGAAGGATTGCAGACATCTGCAAGGTGCCGCTGCGCAGGTTCTATCTGTGTCCGGGCGATCATGATATGGACAGAGACGAGGGGAGCTTCCGGTCGTATGAGGCTTTTTGCCGGAAACTGGGAACGGCATCATACAGGCTGTCAGGCAAACAGAATTATCTGTCGGGGATCGCATCCACTTCTGATCTGAATGTGATCTGTCTGAATACGCCGTCGCTTGCGCAGAGCGATCTTTCAGCAGGCGAATTTACGGAGCGGATAAAACGTGAGCGAAGATTTGGAAATGGGCTGCCGACAATTATGATCATGCACCATTCCTGTCTTTGTCCGGATCTGTATGCTCTTGCGGATATGGTGCTGACGGGACACAGGAACGAGGCGGTGGACGGGTACAGATTCCGGGACGATACCTATATCTGCAGCAACGGAGCAATCTGTCGGGATGGCCGTTATTATCATAATTTTCACATATATGAAATCGGAGATCATAGTGAAGGAGGAATGGATTGTGTCCGCACAGTCTATGAATATAACGGGATCGGCTGGCGAAGACAATCCGCAGATATAAAAATTGCGATCACTGAGAAAAGAGAAACAAGGAGAGACAAGCCCCTGCAGTACAGCTTCAGCGTCCTATGGTGGACGAGGCTGGAGTTATAG
- a CDS encoding cyclic lactone autoinducer peptide, whose protein sequence is MRIKLSNLLAKYGSCALALALTALVTEVASRGCYYIQYQPEEPKNLKKFSRNK, encoded by the coding sequence ATGAGAATCAAATTGAGTAACTTATTGGCAAAATATGGGAGCTGTGCGCTGGCCCTTGCGCTGACCGCACTGGTGACAGAAGTTGCCAGCAGAGGATGCTATTATATTCAGTATCAGCCGGAAGAGCCAAAGAACTTAAAGAAATTTTCCCGCAATAAGTAA
- a CDS encoding accessory gene regulator B family protein, whose protein sequence is MRKFGQKLICFMETNGAISREDRDIYEYALKSAWILGINIITSLIIGFVLRSPWYCILLLLSIIPLRSDAGGYHASTAWGCYLLSCAGLIAVLLWVKAEIPYQETVTACMAVLSYILIFRYAPLEAENKPLDEREKRVIGKRARKIATIETAVGFVCFLIDKKAACTMLSAVIWCAAGYIGWFWEKRQSR, encoded by the coding sequence ATGAGAAAGTTCGGACAAAAGCTTATTTGTTTTATGGAGACCAATGGGGCCATATCAAGAGAAGACAGAGACATATATGAATATGCGCTGAAGAGTGCGTGGATTCTTGGGATCAATATTATTACCAGTCTTATCATAGGATTTGTATTGCGGTCGCCGTGGTACTGTATCCTGCTTTTGCTCTCGATCATACCGCTTCGCTCCGACGCAGGAGGGTATCATGCCTCAACGGCATGGGGCTGCTATCTGCTGTCGTGTGCGGGTCTGATCGCGGTGTTGCTGTGGGTAAAGGCGGAGATTCCTTATCAGGAGACAGTCACGGCCTGCATGGCAGTTTTGTCTTATATTCTCATTTTCCGTTATGCACCACTGGAAGCGGAAAATAAGCCGCTGGACGAGAGGGAAAAGAGAGTGATAGGGAAACGGGCGAGGAAGATCGCAACAATCGAGACGGCAGTCGGATTTGTCTGTTTCCTGATCGATAAAAAAGCTGCCTGCACAATGTTGTCTGCAGTCATATGGTGCGCCGCCGGTTATATCGGCTGGTTTTGGGAAAAGAGGCAGAGCAGATAG
- a CDS encoding tetratricopeptide repeat protein yields the protein MICYNCGCRLSEKDFCTGCGADVALYKKIIYTSNFFYNEGLEKASVRDLSGAVTSLRQSLKFNKNNVEARNLLGLVYFEMGEVVKGLSEWVISKNLRAKKNIADDYIDMIQENPSRLETINQTIKKYNLALGYCQQDSLDLAVIQLKKVLSLNPKFVRAHQLLALLYMREEEWEKAKRELDKCSRIDVGNTTTRRYSKEVDAMLGMSDNPKIGAKSGTKKKNKNIPDDVVMYQSGNETIIQPLNNRDNKSVSTVLNIGIGIAIGVAVACFLILPARINSSNTAAQNELRTVSEQLDKKTSTIEEMQQQAQQLTEENERLKQDLENYVGNDGTMDVVDGLLRAVRIYMDSPNDIEKVGEALEMIDTEAASQVESENFQSLYRILITQAGPSIAESYYKSAMDSYQKEMYEEAIRDFLKAAEFDPENGDVLYNLGNAYRQNGDNDEAIETYTFVVEKFPGTEKARKSRNYLNELNAG from the coding sequence ATGATCTGTTATAATTGCGGTTGCCGGTTATCGGAAAAAGATTTCTGTACGGGCTGCGGGGCAGATGTGGCTCTTTACAAGAAGATCATTTATACATCTAATTTTTTCTATAATGAAGGATTAGAGAAAGCAAGTGTGCGGGACCTGTCCGGTGCGGTTACCAGTTTGCGTCAAAGTTTAAAATTTAATAAGAACAATGTGGAAGCCAGAAATCTTCTTGGACTTGTATATTTTGAGATGGGGGAAGTCGTCAAGGGATTAAGCGAATGGGTGATCAGTAAAAATCTGCGTGCCAAGAAAAATATCGCAGACGACTATATTGATATGATCCAGGAAAATCCCAGCCGTCTGGAGACGATCAACCAGACGATCAAGAAGTATAATCTGGCGCTCGGATACTGCCAGCAGGACAGTCTTGATCTGGCAGTCATACAGTTAAAAAAGGTGTTGTCGTTAAATCCCAAATTTGTCAGAGCGCATCAGCTTCTGGCACTTTTATATATGAGAGAAGAAGAGTGGGAGAAGGCAAAACGGGAATTAGACAAGTGCAGCCGGATCGATGTCGGCAACACGACGACCCGGCGGTACAGCAAAGAAGTGGATGCCATGCTGGGCATGTCCGACAATCCGAAAATAGGAGCGAAGTCAGGAACAAAGAAAAAGAACAAAAATATTCCGGATGATGTGGTCATGTATCAGAGCGGCAATGAGACGATCATTCAACCGCTCAACAACAGGGATAACAAAAGTGTCTCGACGGTACTGAACATCGGTATCGGGATTGCCATCGGGGTGGCCGTGGCCTGCTTTCTGATCTTGCCGGCGCGGATAAATTCCTCGAACACTGCGGCCCAGAACGAGCTGCGGACAGTCAGCGAACAACTGGATAAAAAGACAAGTACGATCGAGGAAATGCAGCAGCAGGCGCAGCAACTGACGGAAGAAAACGAGAGACTGAAGCAGGATCTTGAAAATTATGTCGGCAATGACGGAACGATGGATGTTGTAGACGGGCTGCTGCGTGCGGTTCGTATCTATATGGACAGCCCAAATGACATTGAGAAAGTCGGCGAGGCATTGGAGATGATCGACACAGAGGCGGCTTCCCAGGTGGAATCTGAGAACTTCCAGTCTCTGTACCGGATACTCATCACCCAGGCAGGACCATCCATCGCCGAATCCTATTATAAATCAGCGATGGATTCCTACCAGAAAGAAATGTATGAGGAAGCGATCAGGGATTTCCTGAAAGCGGCGGAATTTGACCCGGAAAACGGAGACGTCCTCTATAATCTGGGCAATGCTTACCGCCAGAACGGGGACAATGACGAGGCGATTGAGACTTATACATTTGTGGTAGAGAAGTTTCCGGGTACGGAAAAAGCCAGAAAGTCGCGTAATTATTTAAATGAATTAAATGCAGGATAA
- a CDS encoding anti-sigma factor antagonist (This anti-anti-sigma factor, or anti-sigma factor antagonist, belongs to a family that includes characterized members SpoIIAA, RsbV, RsfA, and RsfB.): protein MADMEERFHMIEDYLMIRMPEEIDHHQAAALSEKADQYIMGKPVKHIVFDFEDTRFMDSSGVGVVVGRYKKISCFGGKVYAVNADRQISRIIQLSGLKKVLNVIE, encoded by the coding sequence ATGGCAGATATGGAAGAGAGATTTCATATGATCGAAGATTATCTGATGATACGGATGCCGGAAGAGATCGATCATCATCAGGCGGCGGCCCTGAGTGAAAAGGCAGACCAGTACATTATGGGAAAGCCGGTCAAGCATATTGTCTTTGATTTCGAAGATACCCGGTTTATGGACAGTTCCGGTGTGGGTGTTGTTGTAGGACGCTATAAAAAGATTTCCTGTTTTGGCGGCAAAGTTTACGCAGTCAATGCGGACAGGCAGATCAGTCGGATCATACAGTTGTCAGGCCTGAAAAAGGTCCTGAATGTGATTGAGTAG
- a CDS encoding stage V sporulation protein AB has translation MLLNRIFLGVLGCSFGLMTAGGVFTVLLAVGLIPRFAGKTHTGRRVMFYETMVILGTMAGDILSVFELSLPLGAVAGQIFLACYGGFAGVFVGSLAMAIAEMLDSIPIFSRRIGFRHGLGIAVTAVALGKMAGSLYYFSEKIFLFGG, from the coding sequence ATGCTTCTTAACAGAATATTTTTAGGCGTGCTCGGATGCAGTTTTGGCCTGATGACGGCAGGCGGAGTGTTCACCGTGCTTTTGGCAGTGGGGTTGATTCCCCGGTTCGCGGGAAAGACACATACCGGACGGCGAGTTATGTTCTATGAGACGATGGTCATATTGGGAACGATGGCAGGAGATATTCTGAGCGTATTTGAGCTTTCCTTGCCGCTTGGGGCGGTGGCGGGTCAGATATTCCTGGCCTGTTATGGTGGGTTCGCAGGCGTTTTTGTAGGAAGCCTTGCCATGGCGATTGCTGAGATGCTGGACAGCATTCCCATCTTTTCCAGACGGATAGGCTTCCGACATGGCCTCGGTATCGCGGTGACGGCTGTGGCTCTTGGAAAGATGGCCGGCTCTCTGTATTACTTTAGCGAGAAGATATTTCTATTCGGAGGTTGA